One segment of Salvelinus alpinus chromosome 1, SLU_Salpinus.1, whole genome shotgun sequence DNA contains the following:
- the LOC139574669 gene encoding ATP-dependent RNA helicase DDX42-like isoform X2 — MAENPTAGLTAEDEDENIDYDSDGNPIAPTTKKIIMPLPPMDHSEIDYPPFERNFYNEHEELLSLTGTEVFELRHKLNLRVSGAAPPKLSTSFAHFGFDEQLMHIIRKSEYTQPTPIQCQGVPIALSGRDMIGIAKTGSGKTAAFIWPMLVHIMDQKELETGEGPIAVIVCPTRELCQQIHAECKRFGKAYSLRSVAVYGGGSMWEQAKALQEGAEIVVCTPGRLIDHVKKKATSLQRVTYLVFDEADRMFDMGFEYQVRSIASHVRPDRQTLLFSATFRKKIERLARDILVDPIRVVQGDIGEANEDVTQVVEIMPSGVEKWGWLTRRLVEFTSSGSVLIFVTKKANCDELATNLTQEGHSLGLLHGDMDQSERNKVIADFKKKSLPVLVATDVAARGLDIPSIRTVVNYDVARDIDTHTHRIGRTGRAGEKGVAYTLLTSKDTSFAGDLVRNLEGANQSVSKELMDLAMQNPWFRKSRFKGGKGKKLNIGGGGLGYRERPGLGAESSERSGGAAMGNYEGYSKPTGAMGDRMSAMKSAFQSQYKNHFVAASGMVPKLTTKSSSSSGWTSAGSLSSVPTGAPEGPDRPRGPPSLAMAPPAALGMGTKMAGFTSAGSLSSVSDSQATAPQGYAAPPSPREGPRDRHGDDRSRHGDGHYRDRRDRSERHSGGGERERYGERDRHADRDRYGDKDRHGSSGRHGDSRNGDGSRRDRERDDCRGDRESGDRAGSEGRGDRAEGKGDREEDSFAVPDPPKRKKSRWDN; from the exons ATGGCAGAGAATCCCACAGCTGGGCTGACCGCAGAGGACGAGGATGAGAACATAGACTACGACAGTGATGGGAATCCCATTGCCCCCACCACTAAGAAGATCATCATGCCCCTGCCCCCGATGGACCACTCTGAG ATTGACTACCCACCTTTTGAGAGGAACTTCTACAACGAGCATGAGGAGCTTCTCAGCCTGACAGGCACAGAGGTGTTTGAGCTGAGACACAAACTCAACCTGCGG GTGTCTGGTGCCGCCCCTCCTAAACTCTCCACCAGCTTCGCCCACTTTGGGTTTGACGAGCAGCTGATGCACATAATCCGCAAGTCGGAGTACACTCAGCCAACACCTATTCAGTGCCAG GGAGTTCCCATTGCCCTGAGTGGACGTGACATGATTGGCATTGCGAAAACGGGTAGTGGCAAGACTGCAGCCTTCATCTGGCCCATGCTAGTTCACATCATGGACCAGAAGGAACTGGAGACTGGAGAGGGGCCCATCGCAGTCATCGTGTGCCCCACCAGGGAGCTCTGTCAGCAG ATCCACGCGGAGTGTAAGCGTTTTGGGAAAGCCTACTCCCTGCGCTCGGTGGCGGTGTATGGAGGCGGCAGCATGTGGGAGCAGGCCAAGGCTCTTCAGGAGGGGGCAGAGATAGTTGTGTGCACCCCG ggtcgtctGATTGACCATGTGAAAAAGAAGGCCACCTCTCTGCAGAGAGTGACATACCTGGTGTTTGATGAGGCAGATAGAATGTTTGATATGGGCTTTG AGTATCAAGTGAGATCCATTGCCAGCCATGTCCGACCTGATCGACAGa CTCTTCTGTTCAGCGCCACCTTCCGTAAGAAGATTGAGAGGCTGGCTAGAGATATCCTGGTGGACCCCATCCGTGTGGTGCAGGGAGACATCGGGGAG GCCAATGAGGATGTGACCCAGGTAGTGGAGATCATGCCCAGTGGGGTGGAGAAGTGGGGCTGGCTGACCCGCCGCCTGGTGGAGTTTACCTCCTCTGGCTCTGTACTTATCTTCGTCACCAAGAAGGCCAACTGTGACGAGCTGGCCACCAACCTGACCCAGGAGGGCCACAGCCTGGGCCTGCTGCACGGAGACATGGACCAGAGTGAGAGGAACAAGGTCATCGCTGACTTCAAGAAGAAGAGTCTGCCCGTGCTGGTGGCCACCGACGTGGCAG CTCGTGGTCTGGATATCCCTTCAATACGCACAGTAGTGAACTATGACGTGGCTCGGGacatcgacacacacacacaccgaattGGCCGAACAGGTCGTGCTGGAGAAAAGGGTGTTGCCTACACCCTTCTCACCAGTAAAGACACATCATTTGCAGGAGACCTTGTGCGTAACCTGGAGGGAGCCAATCAAAGCGTCTCTAAGGAACTGATGGACTTGGCAATGCAG AATCCCTGGTTCAGGAAATCACGCTTCAAGGGTGGCAAAGGGAAGAAGCTAAACATTGGAGGAGGTGGTCTGGGCTACAGAGAGAGGCCAGGATTGGGAGCTGAAAGTTCT GAGCGTAGTGGTGGTGCTGCCATGGGTAACTATGAGGGCTACAGCAAGCCTACCGGAGCCATGGGAGACCGCATGTCAGCAATGAAGTCAGCCTTCCAG TCTCAGTATAAGAACCACTTTGTGGCGGCGTCCGGCATGGTTCCTAAACTCACCACTAAGTCCAGTAGCTCTTCAGGCTGGACCAGCGCTGGAAGTCTGAGCTCCGTCCCCACCGGGGCCCCTGAGGGCCCAGACCGGCCACGTGGACCCCCATCCTTAGCCATGGCCCCTCCAGCAGCCCTCGGCATGGGCACCAAGATGGCAGGCTTCACCAGCGCCGGCTCCCTGAGCTCTGTGTCAGACAGCCAGGCCACTGCTCCTCAGGGGTATGCCGCCCCACCCTCACCCAGGGAAGGGCCCCGTGACAGACATGGTGATGACAGGAGTCGCCATGGAGATGGCCACTATCgtgacaggagagacaggagcgaGCGGCACAGTGGCGGGGGAGAGCGGGAGCGCTATGGGGAGCGGGACCGCCACGCAGACCGCGATAGATACGGGGACAAGGATCGCCATGGCAGCAGCGGGCGCCATGGCGATAGTCGTAATGGAGACGGAAGTAGaagggacagagagcgagacgaTTGTAGAGGTGACAGGGAGAGTGGAGACAGGGCAGGGAGTGAAGGAAGGGGGGACAGAGCTGAGGGGAAAGGAGACCGAGAGGAAGACAGCTTTGCAGTCCCAGATCCACCAAAACGCAAAAAGAGTAGGTGGGACAACTAA
- the LOC139574669 gene encoding ATP-dependent RNA helicase DDX42-like isoform X1, translating into MNWSKGGPSGKRGFGFGGFSLGGGGGGGGGKKEELRVPQKSHTSFGGAGTAGGYGKNQQLPAFYKIGTKRANFDEENAYFEDDEEESSSTDLPYIPAENSPTRQQFQSRGGSDSEDDPLDAFMAQVEDQAAKDMKKLEEKEKEKKVEKGIRDDIEEEDEQEAYFRYMAENPTAGLTAEDEDENIDYDSDGNPIAPTTKKIIMPLPPMDHSEIDYPPFERNFYNEHEELLSLTGTEVFELRHKLNLRVSGAAPPKLSTSFAHFGFDEQLMHIIRKSEYTQPTPIQCQGVPIALSGRDMIGIAKTGSGKTAAFIWPMLVHIMDQKELETGEGPIAVIVCPTRELCQQIHAECKRFGKAYSLRSVAVYGGGSMWEQAKALQEGAEIVVCTPGRLIDHVKKKATSLQRVTYLVFDEADRMFDMGFEYQVRSIASHVRPDRQTLLFSATFRKKIERLARDILVDPIRVVQGDIGEANEDVTQVVEIMPSGVEKWGWLTRRLVEFTSSGSVLIFVTKKANCDELATNLTQEGHSLGLLHGDMDQSERNKVIADFKKKSLPVLVATDVAARGLDIPSIRTVVNYDVARDIDTHTHRIGRTGRAGEKGVAYTLLTSKDTSFAGDLVRNLEGANQSVSKELMDLAMQNPWFRKSRFKGGKGKKLNIGGGGLGYRERPGLGAESSERSGGAAMGNYEGYSKPTGAMGDRMSAMKSAFQSQYKNHFVAASGMVPKLTTKSSSSSGWTSAGSLSSVPTGAPEGPDRPRGPPSLAMAPPAALGMGTKMAGFTSAGSLSSVSDSQATAPQGYAAPPSPREGPRDRHGDDRSRHGDGHYRDRRDRSERHSGGGERERYGERDRHADRDRYGDKDRHGSSGRHGDSRNGDGSRRDRERDDCRGDRESGDRAGSEGRGDRAEGKGDREEDSFAVPDPPKRKKSRWDN; encoded by the exons ATGAACTGGAGCAAGGGTGGCCCAAGTGGTAAGCGAGGATTCGGGTTTGGAGGATTTTcccttggtggtggtggtggtggaggagggggaaagaAAGAAGAACTGCGCGTGCCTCAGAAATCCCACACGTCCTTCGGAGGCGCAGGGACAGCTGGAGGTTATGGCAAGAACCAGCAACTCCCTGCATTCTACAAGATAGGAACAAAAAGAGCAAATTTTGATGAAGAGAATGC GTATTTTGAAGATGATGAAGAGGAGTCAAGCAGCACAGATTTGCCATATATCCCAGCTGAGAACTCCCCCACACGGCAACAATTCCAGTCTAGAGGGGGCTCAGACAGTGAGGATGATCCTCTGGATGCCTTCATGGCCCAAGTGGAG GACCAAGCAGCTAAAGACATGAAGAAACTGGAGGAAAAAGAGAAGGAAAAGAAGGTTGAAAA GGGTATACGTGATGACATTGAAGAGGAAGATGAACAA GAAGCCTACTTCCGCTACATGGCAGAGAATCCCACAGCTGGGCTGACCGCAGAGGACGAGGATGAGAACATAGACTACGACAGTGATGGGAATCCCATTGCCCCCACCACTAAGAAGATCATCATGCCCCTGCCCCCGATGGACCACTCTGAG ATTGACTACCCACCTTTTGAGAGGAACTTCTACAACGAGCATGAGGAGCTTCTCAGCCTGACAGGCACAGAGGTGTTTGAGCTGAGACACAAACTCAACCTGCGG GTGTCTGGTGCCGCCCCTCCTAAACTCTCCACCAGCTTCGCCCACTTTGGGTTTGACGAGCAGCTGATGCACATAATCCGCAAGTCGGAGTACACTCAGCCAACACCTATTCAGTGCCAG GGAGTTCCCATTGCCCTGAGTGGACGTGACATGATTGGCATTGCGAAAACGGGTAGTGGCAAGACTGCAGCCTTCATCTGGCCCATGCTAGTTCACATCATGGACCAGAAGGAACTGGAGACTGGAGAGGGGCCCATCGCAGTCATCGTGTGCCCCACCAGGGAGCTCTGTCAGCAG ATCCACGCGGAGTGTAAGCGTTTTGGGAAAGCCTACTCCCTGCGCTCGGTGGCGGTGTATGGAGGCGGCAGCATGTGGGAGCAGGCCAAGGCTCTTCAGGAGGGGGCAGAGATAGTTGTGTGCACCCCG ggtcgtctGATTGACCATGTGAAAAAGAAGGCCACCTCTCTGCAGAGAGTGACATACCTGGTGTTTGATGAGGCAGATAGAATGTTTGATATGGGCTTTG AGTATCAAGTGAGATCCATTGCCAGCCATGTCCGACCTGATCGACAGa CTCTTCTGTTCAGCGCCACCTTCCGTAAGAAGATTGAGAGGCTGGCTAGAGATATCCTGGTGGACCCCATCCGTGTGGTGCAGGGAGACATCGGGGAG GCCAATGAGGATGTGACCCAGGTAGTGGAGATCATGCCCAGTGGGGTGGAGAAGTGGGGCTGGCTGACCCGCCGCCTGGTGGAGTTTACCTCCTCTGGCTCTGTACTTATCTTCGTCACCAAGAAGGCCAACTGTGACGAGCTGGCCACCAACCTGACCCAGGAGGGCCACAGCCTGGGCCTGCTGCACGGAGACATGGACCAGAGTGAGAGGAACAAGGTCATCGCTGACTTCAAGAAGAAGAGTCTGCCCGTGCTGGTGGCCACCGACGTGGCAG CTCGTGGTCTGGATATCCCTTCAATACGCACAGTAGTGAACTATGACGTGGCTCGGGacatcgacacacacacacaccgaattGGCCGAACAGGTCGTGCTGGAGAAAAGGGTGTTGCCTACACCCTTCTCACCAGTAAAGACACATCATTTGCAGGAGACCTTGTGCGTAACCTGGAGGGAGCCAATCAAAGCGTCTCTAAGGAACTGATGGACTTGGCAATGCAG AATCCCTGGTTCAGGAAATCACGCTTCAAGGGTGGCAAAGGGAAGAAGCTAAACATTGGAGGAGGTGGTCTGGGCTACAGAGAGAGGCCAGGATTGGGAGCTGAAAGTTCT GAGCGTAGTGGTGGTGCTGCCATGGGTAACTATGAGGGCTACAGCAAGCCTACCGGAGCCATGGGAGACCGCATGTCAGCAATGAAGTCAGCCTTCCAG TCTCAGTATAAGAACCACTTTGTGGCGGCGTCCGGCATGGTTCCTAAACTCACCACTAAGTCCAGTAGCTCTTCAGGCTGGACCAGCGCTGGAAGTCTGAGCTCCGTCCCCACCGGGGCCCCTGAGGGCCCAGACCGGCCACGTGGACCCCCATCCTTAGCCATGGCCCCTCCAGCAGCCCTCGGCATGGGCACCAAGATGGCAGGCTTCACCAGCGCCGGCTCCCTGAGCTCTGTGTCAGACAGCCAGGCCACTGCTCCTCAGGGGTATGCCGCCCCACCCTCACCCAGGGAAGGGCCCCGTGACAGACATGGTGATGACAGGAGTCGCCATGGAGATGGCCACTATCgtgacaggagagacaggagcgaGCGGCACAGTGGCGGGGGAGAGCGGGAGCGCTATGGGGAGCGGGACCGCCACGCAGACCGCGATAGATACGGGGACAAGGATCGCCATGGCAGCAGCGGGCGCCATGGCGATAGTCGTAATGGAGACGGAAGTAGaagggacagagagcgagacgaTTGTAGAGGTGACAGGGAGAGTGGAGACAGGGCAGGGAGTGAAGGAAGGGGGGACAGAGCTGAGGGGAAAGGAGACCGAGAGGAAGACAGCTTTGCAGTCCCAGATCCACCAAAACGCAAAAAGAGTAGGTGGGACAACTAA